Genomic window (Candidatus Margulisiibacteriota bacterium):
GATCGACCTTCTGGACAGAGGGATACTCACCAGCATTATAAAAGAAAGAGAATGGACTCAGATCCTGAATATTTCCGAACGTGAAGTAAATAAAGTGATTGATGACTATATAGGTTATGGAGAGCAACTTCAACCTTATATGGTGGACAATGTCGCTTTATTACATCATTATTATAAACAGGGCAAGAAAATTTTACTGGAAGGCGCACAAGGCACAATGCTGGATGTTGATTTCGGCACGTATCCCTATGTTACCAGTTCCAATCCAACTTCCGGCGGAGCCTGCACAGGTTCCGGGCTGGCGCCGAATATGATTGATGAAGTAATTGGCGTAGCCAAAGCTTACATAACCAGGGTAGGCGAGGGACCGTTCCCAACTGAACTGGACGATGAGATGGGTGAATTTTTGAGGAACAAAGGTAATGAGTTCGGTACCACAACCGGCAGACCGCGACGCTGCGGCTGGCTGGACGGAGTTATTTTGAAATATGCAGCACGTGTAAACGGACTGACATCCATAGCTCTAACCAAAATGGATATTCTTTCCGGGATTAAAGAAATAAAGATTTGTACCGGTTATGAGATAGATGATAAATTAACAACTGATTTCCCCAGTAATGTACGTAAACTCAGCGAAGCGGTTCCGGTTTATAAAACATTTCCGGGCTGGGATGAAGTTATTGAAGATATCAAAGATTTTGACAGTTTGCCGCAAAACGCGAAAAATTATATTAAAGAAATTGAACGAATAGCGGAAATTCCTGTCTCTATCATTTCAGTTGGAAATTCCAGACAAAGGACTATTTATCGTGACGTTTAAAAAAGTAGTTTTGGCCTATTCGGGC
Coding sequences:
- a CDS encoding adenylosuccinate synthase → MTVKVIIGSQWGDEGKGKITDILSGQADVVVRYQGGNNAGHTIVVDGEIFKLHIVPSGILYDNVICVIGNGVVVSPNVLLNEIEKLKDKGFKVENLRISHTAHVILPFHEQLDKHQERDRGKHSKIGTTFRGIGPAYTDKVARRGIRMIDLLDRGILTSIIKEREWTQILNISEREVNKVIDDYIGYGEQLQPYMVDNVALLHHYYKQGKKILLEGAQGTMLDVDFGTYPYVTSSNPTSGGACTGSGLAPNMIDEVIGVAKAYITRVGEGPFPTELDDEMGEFLRNKGNEFGTTTGRPRRCGWLDGVILKYAARVNGLTSIALTKMDILSGIKEIKICTGYEIDDKLTTDFPSNVRKLSEAVPVYKTFPGWDEVIEDIKDFDSLPQNAKNYIKEIERIAEIPVSIISVGNSRQRTIYRDV